A part of Capsicum annuum cultivar UCD-10X-F1 chromosome 6, UCD10Xv1.1, whole genome shotgun sequence genomic DNA contains:
- the LOC124899621 gene encoding uncharacterized protein LOC124899621 yields MQAYLEACNLWQAIEEDYEVLPLPENPTMAQIKVHKERRTTKSKAKSCLFAAVSTTIFSRRMKEFETIKDYSDRLLLITNKVRPILGTELNDNRIVQKILVTLPERYEATIASLENTKDLSKLILAELLSALQAQEQRRMMRQEGSIEGALQAKLQFGSGTAKGNKGKEKKESYGNYEGTSAKNAITTGNNKKGKYPPCQHCGRRNHPHFKCWRKPGMKCRKCQKLGHAEIICKEKGLQQQNEVQIADEEREEQLFVATYYASKSSSES; encoded by the exons ATGCAGGCTTATTTGGAGGCCTGCAATTTGTGGCAGGCTATCGAGGAAGACTATGAAGTGCTTCCTTTGCCAGAAAATCCAACCATGGCTCAGATTAAAGTTCATAAGGAGAGGAGAACAACAAAGTCCAAAGCTAAATCATGTCTCTTTGCTGCAGTTTCTACCACCATTTTCAGTAGA AGAATGAAGGAATTTGAAACCATTAAGGACTATTCTGACAGGTTGCTTCTGATTACAAATAAGGTAAGGCCGATACTTGGAACTGAACTTAATGACAATAGAATAGTTCAAAAGATTCTTGTAACCTTACCTGAAAGATATGAGGCAACTATTGCTTCATTGGAAAATACTAAAGATCTGTCAAAGCTTATCTTGGCAGAGTTATTGAGTGCTCTGCAGGCACAAGAACAACGAAGGATGATGAGGCAAGAGGGATCCATCGAGGGAGCCCTGCAAGCAAAGTTGCAGTTTGGTTCAGGTACTGCTAAGggtaataaaggaaaagaaaagaaagaaagttatGGAAACTACGAAGGTACATCTGCAAAAAATGCTATCACCACCGGTAACAACAAAAAAGGCAAATATCCTCCTTGTCAACATTGTGGGAGGAGAAATCATCCACACTTCAAGTGTTGGAGAAAGCCTGGTATGAAGTGCCGAAAGTGTCAAAAGCTTGGTCATGCCGAGATTATTTGCAAAGAGAAGGGTTTACAACAACAAAATGAAGTACAAATTGCAGATGAAGAACGAGAAGAGCAATTGTTCGTGGCTACCTATTACGCAAGCAAAAGTTCAAGTGAAAGCTAA